The proteins below are encoded in one region of Enhydrobacter sp.:
- the plsY gene encoding glycerol-3-phosphate 1-O-acyltransferase PlsY — translation MQWYGFLVVLPFLVGYLLGSIPFGLLLTRAAGLGDIRSIGSGNIGATNVLRTGHKGLAAATLLLDALKGLAAVLICGVLGPLTAIAAALGAVLGHMFPVWLSFKGGKGMATALGVMWGLSWPVGAIACAAWLLLAALFRYSSLATLFSIVVGAIAAWFLVDWQIALAITALVPLVWIRHHANIRRLLDGNEPRIGQSKTSANPAV, via the coding sequence ATGCAGTGGTACGGCTTCCTCGTCGTCCTGCCGTTCCTCGTCGGCTACCTGCTGGGCTCGATCCCGTTCGGCCTGCTGCTGACCAGGGCCGCCGGGCTGGGCGACATCCGCTCGATCGGATCCGGCAATATCGGCGCGACCAACGTGCTGCGAACGGGCCACAAGGGCCTCGCCGCGGCCACCTTGTTGCTTGATGCCCTGAAGGGTCTGGCAGCGGTTCTCATCTGCGGCGTTCTCGGACCACTGACCGCCATCGCCGCAGCGCTCGGCGCGGTGCTGGGACACATGTTTCCCGTGTGGCTGTCGTTCAAGGGCGGCAAGGGCATGGCCACGGCGCTCGGTGTCATGTGGGGGCTGAGCTGGCCCGTCGGCGCCATCGCCTGCGCCGCGTGGCTGCTGCTGGCCGCTCTGTTCCGCTATTCCTCGCTGGCGACCCTGTTCAGCATCGTGGTCGGCGCAATCGCCGCGTGGTTCCTGGTCGACTGGCAGATCGCATTGGCCATCACGGCGCTGGTGCCGCTGGTATGGATCCGTCATCACGCCAACATCCGCCGCCTGCTCGACG
- a CDS encoding aspartate carbamoyltransferase catalytic subunit, which translates to MPRLPHLLGIEGLSPETISGLLDLSESYIEQNRSLDKRRDLLTGRTVINLFFENSTRTRTSFEVAAKRLGADVINMDVATSSVRKGETLLDTAMTLNAMRPDAIVVRHSESGAVNLLSQKVNCTVINAGDGQHEHPTQALLDALTIRRRRGRLEGLLVAICGDILHSRVARSNIHLLQIMGARVRVVGPPTLMPTDIDKMGVEVHYNMRTGLKDVDIVMMLRLQTERMQGSFVPSISEYFRFFGLDSEKLKVARPDALIMHPGPMNRGVEIDSEVADDLDRSVIHEQVEMGVAVRMACLDALIGGRRNAMGAAA; encoded by the coding sequence GTGCCGAGGTTGCCCCACCTGCTCGGCATCGAAGGTCTGTCGCCCGAAACCATTTCGGGCCTGCTCGACCTTTCCGAAAGCTACATCGAGCAGAACAGATCCCTCGACAAGCGGCGGGACCTGCTGACCGGCCGCACCGTGATCAATCTCTTCTTCGAGAACTCGACGCGGACCCGCACCAGCTTCGAGGTTGCCGCCAAACGGCTGGGCGCCGACGTCATCAACATGGATGTCGCCACCTCTTCGGTGCGCAAGGGCGAGACCCTGCTCGACACCGCCATGACGCTGAACGCCATGCGGCCGGATGCCATCGTCGTGCGGCACAGCGAATCGGGGGCCGTCAATCTCCTGTCGCAGAAGGTCAACTGCACCGTCATCAACGCCGGCGACGGCCAGCACGAGCACCCGACCCAGGCGCTGCTCGATGCGCTGACCATTCGCCGCCGCCGCGGCCGCCTGGAGGGGCTGCTGGTGGCGATCTGCGGCGACATCCTGCACAGCCGCGTCGCGCGGTCGAACATCCATCTGCTGCAGATCATGGGCGCCCGCGTGCGCGTGGTCGGGCCGCCGACCCTGATGCCGACCGACATCGACAAGATGGGCGTCGAGGTCCACTACAACATGAGGACCGGCCTCAAGGACGTCGATATCGTCATGATGCTGCGCCTGCAGACCGAGCGCATGCAGGGCTCGTTCGTGCCGTCGATCAGCGAATACTTCCGTTTCTTCGGCCTCGACAGCGAGAAGCTCAAGGTGGCGAGGCCCGATGCGCTGATCATGCATCCCGGCCCGATGAACCGCGGCGTGGAGATCGACTCGGAGGTGGCCGACGACCTCGACCGCAGCGTCATCCACGAGCAGGTCGAGATGGGCGTCGCCGTGCGCATGGCCTGTCTCGACGCCCTGATCGGCGGCCGCCGCAATGCCATGGGAGCCGCGGCATGA
- the pyrC gene encoding dihydroorotase, protein MSGNVARGLPPHAGSTAYINARVIDPTADTEYVGAVLISDGKIADFGPNLFASGAPYGIQSVDCQGLYLAPGIVDTRVHTGEPGEEHKETLDSAGVAAAVGGITSMVLLPDNEPPFDDASLIEFVARRARQIKLANMYAFGTLTVGLEGKELAEIGLLAEAGAVGFTDADHAVGNAQVMRRALYYAKAFDALIVHLPQEPTLSGGHMSSGVMATRLGLAGNPPLAEVMMVERDIRLVEMTGGRLHLAKISTAESVKAIAAAKARGLRITCDTAAPYFALNDLAVGDYRTFGKLVPPLRSEADREAIVEGLKSGVIDAIVSDHRPQDQDSKRVPFAQAEPGGIGLETLLPVSLELVHNGHLSLPRLFQRLSSAPARLFNLPGGRLAKGAPADLVLFDANYAWKIDRADLWSKTKNTPFDERPVQGRVMATIVGGRTIYRNDDFAPAAVAA, encoded by the coding sequence ATGAGCGGCAATGTCGCCCGCGGGCTGCCACCGCATGCCGGGTCGACCGCCTACATCAATGCCCGCGTCATCGATCCCACGGCGGACACCGAATATGTCGGCGCCGTCCTGATCAGCGACGGCAAGATCGCCGACTTCGGTCCCAATCTGTTCGCCTCGGGCGCGCCCTACGGCATCCAGTCGGTCGACTGTCAAGGTCTCTACCTCGCGCCGGGCATCGTCGATACGCGCGTACACACGGGCGAGCCGGGCGAGGAGCACAAGGAGACGCTCGACAGCGCAGGCGTCGCCGCAGCAGTCGGCGGCATTACCTCCATGGTGCTGCTGCCCGACAACGAGCCGCCGTTCGACGATGCCTCGTTGATCGAGTTCGTGGCGCGGCGCGCGCGCCAGATCAAGCTCGCCAACATGTACGCCTTCGGTACGCTGACCGTCGGCCTCGAGGGCAAGGAGCTCGCCGAGATCGGCTTGCTGGCCGAAGCCGGCGCCGTCGGCTTCACCGACGCCGACCACGCCGTGGGCAACGCCCAGGTGATGCGCCGCGCGCTCTACTACGCCAAGGCCTTCGACGCCCTGATCGTCCACCTGCCGCAGGAGCCGACGCTTTCGGGCGGCCACATGAGCAGCGGCGTGATGGCCACGCGCCTCGGCTTGGCCGGCAACCCGCCGCTCGCCGAGGTGATGATGGTGGAGCGCGACATCCGCCTCGTCGAGATGACGGGCGGACGCCTGCATCTCGCCAAGATCTCCACCGCCGAATCGGTGAAGGCGATCGCGGCGGCCAAGGCGCGCGGCCTGCGCATCACCTGCGATACCGCCGCGCCCTACTTCGCCCTGAACGATCTCGCCGTCGGCGACTACCGCACCTTCGGCAAGCTGGTGCCGCCGCTGCGCAGCGAGGCCGATCGCGAGGCGATCGTCGAGGGGCTGAAGAGCGGCGTGATCGACGCCATCGTCTCGGACCACCGGCCGCAGGACCAGGACAGCAAGCGCGTGCCCTTCGCCCAGGCCGAACCCGGCGGCATCGGCCTCGAGACCCTGCTGCCGGTGTCGCTCGAGCTGGTGCACAACGGCCATCTCAGCCTGCCCCGGCTATTCCAACGCCTGTCGAGCGCGCCGGCCCGGCTGTTCAACCTGCCCGGCGGCCGGCTCGCCAAAGGCGCGCCGGCCGACCTCGTCCTGTTCGATGCCAACTACGCCTGGAAGATCGATCGCGCCGATCTCTGGAGCAAGACCAAGAACACGCCGTTCGACGAGCGGCCGGTCCAGGGCCGGGTGATGGCCACCATCGTCGGTGGACGCACGATCTATCGCAACGACGACTTCGCCCCCGCGGCAGTCGCGGCCTGA